The Metabacillus sp. B2-18 genome has a window encoding:
- a CDS encoding rhodanese-like domain-containing protein: protein MDFSTILNIFLFTLVGWFFYKRIAPVKGLKNLTQEKVCEKVRNGNSILVDVRESHEFKNGYIPKAINIPLSKLKERLNEVLIDKELILYCQSGMRSKQAARIFQSKKYTDISHLTGGISSWSGKEMYGNR from the coding sequence TTGGATTTTAGCACTATTCTTAATATATTTTTATTTACTCTGGTTGGATGGTTTTTTTATAAACGAATCGCTCCTGTTAAAGGTTTGAAAAATTTAACACAAGAAAAAGTGTGTGAAAAAGTAAGAAATGGAAACAGCATACTCGTTGATGTTCGGGAATCTCATGAATTTAAAAATGGTTATATTCCTAAAGCTATTAATATTCCTTTATCTAAATTAAAGGAACGGTTAAATGAAGTTCTTATAGACAAAGAGCTGATCTTATACTGTCAAAGTGGGATGCGTAGCAAACAGGCAGCAAGAATTTTTCAAAGTAAAAAATACACTGATATTTCACATTTAACTGGAGGCATCTCTTCTTGGTCGGGAAAGGAAATGTATGGGAATAGGTAA
- a CDS encoding GerD family protein yields the protein MKIEGKLTVVTILVLLYLAGCGGMNGGNTSDMMNSGGLSPTMLADMMATPEMQDAIVRVMSSPEMQDQMIELMQQPEMQDTMVKLMKEPEMQDSMISVMQEPEMQSVMIEIMQTPEMKEILRGIINEQ from the coding sequence ATGAAAATAGAAGGAAAGCTTACTGTCGTAACTATTTTGGTCTTACTCTATCTTGCTGGATGTGGGGGCATGAATGGGGGAAATACCAGTGATATGATGAACTCTGGGGGCTTAAGCCCTACCATGTTAGCTGACATGATGGCAACACCGGAAATGCAAGATGCGATTGTCCGTGTGATGAGTTCCCCTGAAATGCAGGATCAAATGATTGAATTGATGCAGCAACCCGAAATGCAGGATACAATGGTTAAACTAATGAAGGAACCTGAAATGCAAGATAGTATGATTAGCGTGATGCAAGAGCCGGAAATGCAAAGTGTTATGATTGAAATTATGCAAACACCGGAAATGAAGGAAATATTAAGGGGTATAATTAATGAACAATAA
- the lgt gene encoding prolipoprotein diacylglyceryl transferase, producing the protein MKPLFSFGPFTIHFFGLMIAIGAIAGILLFIREAKRRNMNHKLLLDGVMYSLFGGILGARIFFILFYNPSFYFANPMEVFFIQNGGLSIHGGIIGGVLVGYLFLKKHKLPIWQTLDVVAPSLILAQGISRIGCDVFGGPIFSVLPWGIEKGGELLHPAQAYEFLLDYLLFGYLWLRLKKSSYTGQVFLHYLIGYLAIRAIVEFARINPMVVGPFSVSHVMSLVGIIFAIFLMRYCKRNGTIDKVNPISKNEFAKTGIYVISLMIISLLVYYGVQG; encoded by the coding sequence ATGAAACCCCTTTTTAGTTTTGGACCTTTTACGATTCACTTTTTTGGTTTAATGATAGCTATTGGTGCAATAGCAGGTATCCTGTTATTTATAAGAGAAGCAAAACGTAGAAATATGAATCATAAGTTATTATTGGATGGAGTTATGTATTCCTTATTTGGAGGAATATTAGGAGCTCGTATCTTCTTTATACTTTTCTATAATCCTTCCTTTTATTTTGCCAATCCAATGGAGGTATTTTTTATCCAAAATGGTGGTTTGTCCATTCATGGTGGTATTATAGGTGGAGTATTAGTCGGCTATTTATTTTTGAAGAAACATAAATTGCCGATATGGCAAACATTGGATGTTGTTGCACCTTCACTGATATTGGCACAAGGAATAAGTAGAATTGGCTGTGACGTATTTGGTGGACCAATTTTTAGTGTTCTTCCATGGGGAATTGAAAAAGGCGGGGAGCTGTTGCACCCAGCTCAAGCCTATGAATTTTTGTTGGACTATCTCTTGTTCGGATATTTATGGTTACGATTGAAAAAGTCTTCCTATACGGGGCAAGTCTTCCTTCACTATCTAATTGGTTACTTGGCTATTCGAGCTATTGTAGAATTTGCTAGAATAAACCCAATGGTTGTTGGACCTTTTAGTGTTAGCCATGTGATGAGTTTAGTAGGTATAATTTTTGCTATTTTCCTTATGAGGTATTGTAAGAGAAATGGAACAATTGACAAAGTTAATCCGATCTCTAAAAATGAATTTGCCAAAACTGGAATATATGTAATATCACTAATGATTATTTCGTTACTTGTCTATTATGGAGTACAAGGGTAA
- a CDS encoding anti-sigma factor domain-containing protein: MKRGLVLDYNEKFVIFLTEDGCFLKDHKKKRKYELGEEVTLFEILDEHEDTTSIGPGNKERISENI; the protein is encoded by the coding sequence ATGAAAAGAGGGCTTGTTTTAGATTATAATGAAAAGTTTGTGATATTCTTAACAGAAGATGGATGTTTTTTAAAGGATCATAAGAAAAAAAGGAAATATGAACTTGGAGAAGAAGTAACTCTTTTTGAAATATTGGATGAACATGAAGATACTACTTCAATAGGTCCAGGGAACAAGGAAAGAATCTCTGAGAATATATAA
- the cysK gene encoding cysteine synthase A: MTDVLKRPKIAKNITELIGRTPLVRLNQISDSTGTEVLAKLEYFNPLSSVKDRIGNAMIEDAEQRGIINKDTVIVEPTSGNTGIALAFVCAAKNYRCILVMPDTMSTERRSLLKALGAELVLTEGAKGMKGAIEKAESLSKEIPDAFIPQQFNNQANPMIHRKTTAEEIWADTDGTVDIVVSGIGTGGTITGISEVLKERKSSFKSVAVEPKDSPILSGGSPGPHKIQGIGAGFTPEVLNTDIYDEIVQVMNDEAFEASRSLGKQEGILVGISSGAAIHAASVIAKKPENKGKTIVVILPDTGERYLSTALFNEQE, translated from the coding sequence ATGACTGATGTATTAAAACGTCCAAAAATCGCAAAGAATATTACTGAATTAATAGGTCGGACACCTTTAGTAAGACTAAATCAGATTAGTGACTCAACTGGTACTGAAGTACTTGCAAAATTAGAATACTTTAATCCGTTATCAAGTGTAAAAGACAGAATAGGTAATGCTATGATTGAAGATGCCGAGCAACGTGGGATTATTAATAAGGATACAGTCATTGTTGAGCCAACAAGTGGAAATACAGGTATTGCGTTAGCTTTTGTTTGTGCAGCTAAAAATTACCGTTGTATTCTTGTAATGCCTGATACAATGAGTACAGAAAGACGTAGCCTTTTAAAAGCATTAGGTGCAGAGCTTGTGTTAACTGAGGGAGCTAAGGGTATGAAAGGTGCAATCGAAAAGGCTGAATCATTAAGTAAAGAAATACCAGATGCGTTTATTCCTCAACAATTTAATAACCAAGCAAACCCTATGATTCATAGAAAAACAACAGCTGAAGAAATTTGGGCTGATACAGATGGTACTGTTGATATTGTAGTTAGTGGAATTGGAACAGGTGGAACTATTACAGGTATTTCAGAAGTCTTAAAAGAACGCAAATCTTCTTTTAAGTCTGTTGCTGTAGAACCAAAGGATTCCCCTATTTTATCAGGTGGATCCCCAGGACCGCACAAAATTCAGGGTATTGGTGCAGGGTTTACTCCAGAGGTATTAAACACAGATATTTACGATGAAATTGTCCAAGTCATGAATGATGAGGCATTTGAGGCATCAAGGTCGCTTGGAAAACAAGAGGGAATATTAGTTGGTATATCCTCTGGTGCAGCGATTCATGCTGCTTCAGTTATTGCAAAAAAACCGGAAAATAAAGGGAAAACAATTGTAGTTATATTACCTGATACAGGTGAACGTTATCTCTCTACAGCATTATTTAATGAGCAAGAGTAA
- a CDS encoding QcrA and Rieske domain-containing protein: MTQLDRRKFLKKSVKGTIGLLTLTVIHFSLTACNKEEIDTSALANLGPLEKLKKGPFPKKVNYNTKIKDAWVEQERKGFVYINIDSSTKELLVMSPIFTHLGCTATHADNNLKIEGISFFCPCHGGKYDEFGINIGGPPPRPLDIFEPIIQDGNVYIPILSAKERS; the protein is encoded by the coding sequence ATGACACAATTAGATAGAAGGAAGTTTTTGAAGAAAAGTGTAAAAGGAACAATAGGACTATTAACACTTACTGTTATACATTTTAGTTTAACAGCATGTAACAAAGAAGAAATAGATACTAGTGCACTGGCTAACCTTGGTCCATTAGAAAAATTAAAAAAGGGACCATTTCCTAAGAAAGTAAACTATAACACCAAGATTAAGGATGCTTGGGTAGAACAAGAAAGAAAAGGTTTTGTATATATAAACATAGATAGTAGTACTAAAGAATTGTTAGTCATGTCACCTATTTTTACCCACCTTGGTTGCACGGCAACACATGCTGATAATAATCTTAAAATTGAAGGTATTTCATTTTTTTGTCCATGCCACGGAGGTAAATATGACGAATTTGGTATTAATATAGGTGGACCTCCACCAAGGCCTCTAGATATTTTTGAACCAATAATTCAGGATGGAAATGTATATATTCCAATTTTAAGTGCAAAAGAACGCTCCTAA
- a CDS encoding SHOCT domain-containing protein: protein MSCCGSSNISKNQNKNTSNANLTPIEQLKVRLAQGEISIEEYLKTKTVLDQ from the coding sequence ATGAGTTGTTGCGGATCTTCAAATATAAGTAAAAATCAGAACAAAAATACCAGTAATGCAAACTTAACCCCAATCGAACAGTTGAAGGTACGATTAGCACAAGGTGAAATCTCTATTGAAGAATACCTGAAAACAAAAACTGTATTAGATCAATAA
- a CDS encoding cytochrome c maturation protein CcmE produces MGKKTKMIIALGIFLAVIGTLIYTSIGNAATFYLTVDELKDKQEEAVGKRIKVSGNIVGESINFDSSQILLMFELEGENGFRVPIQYDGVKPDTLNDGWEAIVEGELNSEGVFIASELLVKCPSKYEAMEENGEEIPKDHPATQKQGGNETNG; encoded by the coding sequence TTGGGAAAGAAAACAAAAATGATCATTGCTCTTGGTATTTTTTTAGCAGTAATAGGTACACTTATTTATACTAGCATCGGTAATGCAGCAACTTTCTATCTAACTGTTGATGAATTAAAAGATAAACAGGAAGAGGCAGTTGGAAAACGGATTAAGGTAAGTGGGAATATTGTAGGAGAATCAATTAATTTTGATTCATCCCAAATATTACTAATGTTTGAACTAGAAGGAGAAAATGGTTTTCGTGTACCCATTCAATATGATGGTGTCAAACCAGACACATTAAATGATGGGTGGGAAGCGATAGTGGAAGGAGAATTAAACTCTGAGGGTGTTTTTATTGCCTCTGAATTACTTGTAAAATGTCCTTCAAAATACGAGGCAATGGAGGAAAACGGAGAGGAAATTCCAAAAGACCACCCAGCGACACAGAAACAAGGAGGAAATGAAACTAATGGGTGA
- a CDS encoding heme lyase CcmF/NrfE family subunit — protein sequence MGDIGRLALMFSIVIVVYGIISHLMAIRTKNIRWLKSAKTSVFILAFLTTLASGSLIYLLVTGDFKYEYVALYSSTDMPLFYKISAFWGGNAGSLLLWFWILSLYTALVTCSKHKDSTKYLPWVSTILLIINAFFVLVLNTIEQPFALNPEQMSEGNGLNPLLQNPGMAVHPVTLYLGYIGFAVPFAYGMAALILKKADAVWLKVTRKWTLVSWLFLSMGILFGSQWAYVELGWGGYWAWDPVENASLLPWLTATALLHSNMVQERKGMLKRWNMTLVTLTFVLTLFGTFLTRSGLLWSVHAFANGPIGAYFLAFIGIIIIGSIWNISANWSVLKSDAQFESYISKESSFLVNNLLLVASAFTVFWGTIYPVVSEAVTGSKTMVGAPYFNRVNVPIFIAIIILMGIGPVVAWKRSTTKALWKNLRVPLIVTILLALALFFTGVKNWMTLLSLSSTSFVALIIFLEFTKAVQARVKVTSESPLRSFFMLFVKNRRRYGGYIAHFGVILIAIGLTGASTYSVEKQYGLNEGDFINLGKYTLLYRGLAENNSEAKQTVYAELLVEKDGEKIGVVRPEKVFYVNGTQPTTEVSIVSSLQEDLYVVLNGWSEEDGKVFIQVKIFPLMSWTWAGGYILILGTLVSLWPNRSAKRKSPFNMESMTYG from the coding sequence ATGGGTGATATCGGCCGTTTGGCCCTTATGTTCTCAATTGTCATAGTTGTTTATGGAATAATAAGTCATCTGATGGCAATTCGAACGAAAAATATACGTTGGCTTAAGAGTGCGAAAACCTCTGTTTTTATTCTTGCTTTTTTAACCACTCTAGCCTCGGGTTCCTTAATTTATTTACTAGTAACAGGGGATTTCAAATACGAGTATGTTGCACTTTATTCAAGTACTGACATGCCTTTGTTTTATAAAATATCAGCCTTTTGGGGAGGAAATGCTGGTTCTCTCTTACTATGGTTCTGGATATTAAGTTTATATACAGCGTTGGTCACTTGTTCTAAACATAAGGATAGTACTAAATATTTACCTTGGGTATCTACTATATTATTAATCATCAATGCTTTCTTCGTACTCGTACTTAATACTATTGAACAACCTTTCGCGTTAAATCCAGAGCAGATGTCGGAGGGTAATGGATTAAATCCGTTATTACAGAACCCCGGAATGGCGGTTCATCCTGTTACCTTGTATTTAGGTTATATCGGATTCGCTGTCCCGTTTGCTTACGGAATGGCTGCATTAATTCTTAAAAAGGCGGATGCGGTTTGGCTTAAGGTTACGAGAAAATGGACATTAGTATCTTGGTTATTCTTAAGTATGGGGATACTATTTGGTTCCCAATGGGCCTATGTAGAACTAGGATGGGGTGGTTACTGGGCGTGGGATCCAGTAGAAAATGCCTCATTACTACCATGGCTTACAGCAACAGCACTTTTACACTCAAATATGGTTCAAGAAAGAAAAGGTATGTTAAAAAGGTGGAACATGACCTTGGTCACTCTTACATTTGTCCTTACATTATTTGGGACATTCTTAACGAGAAGTGGTTTGTTATGGTCTGTGCATGCATTTGCAAATGGTCCAATCGGTGCTTATTTCCTTGCCTTTATAGGGATCATTATTATAGGTTCTATTTGGAATATTTCAGCAAATTGGTCTGTGCTAAAGTCAGATGCCCAATTTGAGTCTTACATTTCTAAAGAAAGTAGTTTTTTAGTAAACAATCTATTATTAGTAGCATCAGCATTTACGGTTTTTTGGGGAACCATTTATCCTGTTGTGTCGGAAGCTGTAACAGGTTCAAAGACAATGGTAGGGGCTCCTTATTTTAATAGAGTCAATGTTCCGATCTTTATTGCCATAATTATTTTAATGGGGATTGGACCAGTTGTTGCATGGAAAAGATCTACCACAAAAGCTCTTTGGAAAAATCTTCGTGTCCCATTAATTGTAACAATTTTATTAGCTCTAGCACTATTTTTTACTGGAGTGAAGAATTGGATGACCCTTTTATCCTTGTCAAGTACAAGCTTTGTGGCTTTGATTATTTTCCTTGAATTTACAAAGGCTGTACAAGCTAGGGTGAAGGTAACAAGTGAATCACCACTTCGCTCATTTTTTATGCTTTTTGTTAAAAATAGGCGGCGTTATGGTGGGTACATTGCTCACTTTGGAGTCATTTTAATTGCCATTGGGTTAACTGGAGCTAGCACTTATTCAGTAGAGAAACAATATGGATTAAATGAAGGGGATTTTATCAATCTAGGAAAATACACATTATTGTATAGAGGTCTGGCCGAGAATAATAGTGAGGCTAAGCAAACGGTCTATGCTGAATTATTAGTAGAAAAAGATGGTGAAAAAATAGGTGTTGTCCGACCTGAGAAGGTGTTCTATGTAAATGGTACTCAACCTACAACTGAAGTATCCATTGTAAGTTCATTACAAGAGGATCTTTATGTTGTACTAAATGGTTGGTCTGAGGAAGATGGCAAGGTGTTTATTCAAGTTAAAATTTTCCCTCTCATGTCATGGACATGGGCTGGAGGCTATATCTTGATTCTAGGTACATTAGTATCTTTATGGCCTAATCGATCTGCCAAAAGAAAATCACCGTTTAACATGGAGTCGATGACCTATGGGTAA
- a CDS encoding cytochrome c-type biogenesis protein: MGKWLKNVWFSLSLTIFSLVVFVPKKGFAEGENVSISRNDMLNVAKELHPPGCTDSMTADYCTLSTAYDLRQEIWSLLEEDMDKKQVINYLVQKYDERILAAPTPEGFNLIAWVLPGVGVAIGAILILFLIKKWKKGQVESNENQQKLSVTDYDANKVQEELKNWL; this comes from the coding sequence ATGGGTAAATGGCTAAAAAATGTATGGTTTTCACTATCTTTAACGATATTCTCTCTTGTAGTATTTGTTCCTAAAAAAGGCTTTGCTGAAGGGGAAAACGTTTCTATATCTCGTAATGATATGCTTAATGTTGCCAAAGAACTACATCCACCAGGGTGTACAGATTCTATGACTGCTGATTATTGTACGTTATCAACCGCGTATGATTTGCGACAAGAGATATGGTCTCTGTTAGAAGAGGATATGGATAAAAAACAAGTTATTAATTATCTAGTTCAAAAATATGACGAACGTATCCTTGCGGCTCCTACACCTGAAGGTTTTAACCTGATAGCATGGGTTTTACCTGGGGTAGGAGTAGCAATTGGTGCAATTCTCATCCTTTTTCTAATAAAAAAATGGAAAAAGGGACAGGTTGAATCGAATGAGAATCAACAAAAGCTGTCTGTTACGGACTATGATGCGAATAAAGTCCAAGAGGAACTGAAAAATTGGTTATAA
- a CDS encoding ABC transporter ATP-binding protein produces MELQNLEFIINERKVLKSINFSWRKGETVAFIGGNGAGKSTLLKIIALLSQPSDGKLSLAKGVSKNNWKNNLGVVFPDSFLHDSLTAIENLHFYQKIYGKDDKHFIEHILNKVQLVTVKDELVGTYSKGMRQRLSIARALVHQPEYLLLDEPFDGLDLKSKMIIEDILNEHESQGNGYILVSHDVKQAFDLCERAILLHDGEIIVDEKSSQISLLSFLDRYQSLLERNENEFL; encoded by the coding sequence TTGGAACTTCAAAATCTTGAATTTATCATAAATGAACGAAAGGTATTAAAATCGATTAATTTCTCTTGGAGAAAGGGGGAAACGGTTGCGTTTATTGGAGGGAATGGAGCGGGGAAATCTACTCTCTTAAAGATAATTGCATTACTTTCTCAACCTTCTGACGGGAAGTTATCGTTAGCAAAAGGAGTTAGCAAAAACAATTGGAAAAACAATCTAGGTGTTGTTTTTCCTGATAGTTTTTTACACGACTCCTTAACAGCTATTGAAAATTTACATTTTTACCAGAAAATTTATGGGAAAGATGACAAACATTTTATTGAGCATATTCTTAATAAAGTACAATTAGTCACTGTGAAGGATGAACTTGTGGGTACCTATTCTAAGGGAATGAGACAACGTTTATCCATCGCAAGAGCGTTGGTCCATCAACCTGAGTATCTACTTTTGGACGAACCGTTTGATGGGTTAGACTTGAAATCAAAAATGATCATTGAAGATATTCTTAATGAACATGAGTCACAAGGGAATGGATATATCTTAGTCAGTCATGATGTAAAACAAGCTTTTGATCTTTGTGAACGAGCAATTTTACTACATGATGGGGAAATTATTGTTGACGAAAAGAGTTCCCAAATATCTCTCTTATCTTTTTTAGATAGGTATCAATCATTGTTGGAGAGGAATGAAAATGAATTTCTATAA
- a CDS encoding heme exporter protein CcmB, translating into MNFYKQTLLILKRDLTLEFRQKSLLFSMIIFALMLQVFLNIAFDTDMEAMQKLAAGILWIPILLSAMLGFNRIVAMDKENSVLTGLLVSPLDKGALYLGKFLANLVLILIVICISVPAFFLFVQQPYPDSLGLLIAVLLLGSWGFVAMGVFLATLAQSSRITELLLPVMLFPLSVPLFLGIVQLTEVALYPSIEMSQNVWLILLVSYDILFTIIPLFLFDYLLEV; encoded by the coding sequence ATGAATTTCTATAAACAGACATTATTAATTCTTAAAAGGGACCTAACGTTAGAATTTCGCCAAAAATCACTCCTCTTTTCAATGATTATTTTTGCATTAATGCTTCAAGTGTTTTTAAACATTGCGTTTGATACAGATATGGAAGCTATGCAAAAATTGGCGGCAGGGATATTATGGATTCCTATTCTTTTATCTGCCATGCTCGGTTTTAACCGAATTGTTGCAATGGATAAAGAGAATAGTGTCCTAACTGGCTTGTTAGTCTCTCCATTAGACAAGGGTGCACTGTACCTTGGGAAATTTTTAGCGAATTTAGTATTGATTTTGATAGTAATCTGCATATCAGTTCCTGCCTTTTTTTTATTTGTTCAACAACCTTACCCAGATTCACTCGGTTTACTGATAGCGGTATTGTTATTGGGCAGTTGGGGGTTTGTAGCGATGGGTGTTTTTTTAGCAACCCTTGCACAGTCAAGCAGAATTACTGAATTATTACTACCAGTAATGCTTTTCCCATTAAGTGTTCCACTGTTTTTAGGAATCGTTCAGCTAACTGAAGTAGCCTTATATCCTTCTATAGAAATGTCGCAAAACGTATGGCTGATACTTTTAGTTAGTTATGACATTCTTTTTACAATCATCCCACTTTTTTTATTCGATTACTTATTGGAGGTGTGA
- a CDS encoding cytochrome c biogenesis protein translates to MVNRLLGISKIPLTLITAIVIIIQLYMAFYYAPTEKYMGEIQRIMYFHIPSAFVAFVAFAIVFIGGVLYLYTKNKQWDYLAVSAAEIGVLFTTFVLVTGSLWAKPVWNAWWVWEDPRLVTSLILWFMYIAYLFIRASVQGEERHRKFAAIFGIIAFLDVPLVYFSVKWWRTIHPKVIDEQGVHMPVEMAQTLFFSIIAFQFLFFTLLIYRFFLERQKEKIKEIKNIELKR, encoded by the coding sequence ATGGTTAACAGACTACTGGGAATATCAAAAATTCCACTTACTTTAATAACAGCAATCGTCATAATCATTCAACTATACATGGCTTTTTACTATGCACCAACTGAAAAGTATATGGGAGAGATACAAAGAATTATGTATTTCCATATCCCAAGTGCTTTTGTAGCGTTTGTAGCTTTTGCAATCGTGTTTATCGGAGGAGTTTTATATTTATATACGAAAAATAAGCAATGGGACTATTTAGCTGTATCAGCAGCTGAGATTGGAGTACTCTTCACAACATTTGTTCTAGTGACGGGCTCGTTATGGGCAAAGCCTGTGTGGAATGCATGGTGGGTGTGGGAAGACCCACGATTAGTTACTTCGCTTATTCTATGGTTTATGTATATCGCTTATTTATTCATTCGAGCATCTGTGCAAGGAGAAGAACGTCATAGGAAATTTGCTGCAATATTTGGTATCATCGCCTTTTTAGATGTTCCACTCGTTTACTTCTCGGTAAAGTGGTGGAGAACCATCCACCCAAAGGTAATCGATGAGCAAGGTGTTCATATGCCGGTTGAAATGGCACAAACCTTGTTCTTCAGTATAATTGCCTTTCAGTTTCTATTTTTCACACTATTAATCTATCGTTTCTTTCTTGAAAGACAAAAAGAAAAGATAAAAGAAATAAAGAATATAGAATTAAAAAGATAG
- a CDS encoding CcmD family protein, with product MNFLFVGVLIIWVGILAYVIRIFNEQKKITKQLEKIKSYY from the coding sequence ATGAATTTTTTATTCGTAGGAGTATTAATTATTTGGGTTGGGATTCTCGCATACGTTATTCGAATTTTTAACGAACAGAAAAAGATAACGAAACAATTAGAGAAAATCAAAAGTTATTATTAG
- a CDS encoding TlpA family protein disulfide reductase has translation MLRKLVRVTIIVLIGVAFIYMAINLAEKSTAAEVGGLAPDFTLEGMDGNMVSLTDYRGEFVILNFFASWCPPCREEAPELQAFEEEYGDQAKLLILSRAEPKIQVQEFIEEFKSTSTYLLDYNDSMAKPYGIAGQPETFFIDESGIIRYHHVGPMTKEFMVETVNKYKKSPLSEK, from the coding sequence GTGTTACGTAAGCTGGTGCGTGTAACGATTATTGTGCTTATAGGAGTTGCATTTATTTACATGGCTATAAATCTTGCTGAAAAATCAACTGCTGCAGAAGTGGGTGGCCTTGCTCCTGATTTTACGTTAGAAGGTATGGACGGTAACATGGTAAGTCTAACAGACTACCGAGGTGAATTTGTTATTCTGAATTTCTTTGCATCCTGGTGTCCCCCATGTCGGGAGGAAGCTCCTGAACTTCAGGCGTTTGAAGAAGAGTATGGAGATCAGGCAAAACTTTTAATTCTAAGTCGAGCGGAACCAAAAATACAAGTGCAGGAATTTATTGAAGAATTTAAGTCTACCTCAACGTATCTTCTAGATTATAATGATTCGATGGCTAAACCTTATGGTATAGCTGGACAACCTGAAACTTTTTTTATTGATGAAAGTGGGATTATTAGGTACCACCATGTAGGTCCGATGACAAAAGAATTTATGGTTGAAACTGTTAATAAATACAAAAAATCACCATTATCAGAAAAGTAA
- a CDS encoding cytochrome c oxidase assembly protein → MSFRRVSLALPGLFFLLGPTGAFAHNGQKSGLHDYSFFELWNPALFIGVILVFLLYLHFINKNRRGNPDFTPVSIKRKLSFLGGLIVFYIALGSPLHVLGDSFLFSAHMLAQSLVYIVMPPLLLMGIEKWMVQSVIKIGFKYKILSIAKVPLIPLLLFNILFSFYHIPIIFDKVVSNTIYHNLTHLILTASAFLMWIPIFPVSDELDKLSPLQKLGYIFGAGVLLTPACALIIFADEPLYAMYTNAPQLWTYLGPIDDQQTGGIIMKVIQELIYGTVIGYIFFKWAKKEQVHDEYVPIINEG, encoded by the coding sequence ATGTCATTTCGTAGGGTTTCTTTAGCGCTTCCTGGTTTGTTTTTTCTTTTAGGACCAACGGGTGCTTTTGCTCATAATGGACAAAAAAGTGGTTTACATGATTATTCATTTTTTGAGCTTTGGAACCCGGCATTATTTATAGGAGTTATTCTAGTTTTTCTGTTATACCTTCATTTCATAAATAAAAATCGAAGGGGTAATCCTGATTTTACTCCCGTATCCATAAAAAGAAAACTTTCCTTCTTAGGTGGACTGATTGTATTTTATATTGCGCTAGGTAGTCCGTTACATGTTTTAGGTGACAGTTTCTTATTTAGTGCGCACATGCTGGCACAGTCTTTAGTTTATATTGTAATGCCACCGTTACTATTAATGGGTATAGAAAAATGGATGGTCCAATCTGTTATAAAAATTGGTTTTAAATATAAGATTCTTTCAATAGCAAAGGTTCCATTAATTCCATTGTTACTATTTAATATTCTGTTTTCTTTTTACCATATTCCAATAATTTTTGATAAAGTGGTTTCAAATACAATTTATCATAACCTTACTCATTTGATTTTAACAGCTTCAGCATTTTTAATGTGGATTCCAATATTTCCTGTTAGTGATGAATTAGATAAACTTTCTCCTTTGCAAAAACTTGGATATATTTTTGGCGCAGGTGTGTTATTAACTCCTGCTTGCGCATTAATTATTTTTGCCGATGAACCATTGTATGCGATGTATACTAATGCCCCACAATTATGGACTTATCTTGGTCCGATAGATGACCAACAAACCGGTGGTATCATCATGAAAGTCATACAAGAACTAATCTATGGCACAGTAATAGGATATATATTTTTTAAATGGGCAAAAAAAGAACAGGTTCATGATGAATATGTACCAATAATAAATGAGGGATAA